A DNA window from Brassica napus cultivar Da-Ae chromosome C1, Da-Ae, whole genome shotgun sequence contains the following coding sequences:
- the LOC111198366 gene encoding uncharacterized protein LOC111198366, translating into MSNRRQNANSSTHGDTNLPTETALRKGANFEWTPSSLYRLLELYDEAVKMNNYRIKDPTSFAKQFMVEKFNEEFGLDINYKFFKEKLDTLKKKYKKYRELLTSTGILVDPITSEIDASDSWWKDREACKIVHAFR; encoded by the exons ATGTCTAACCGGAGACAAAATGCAAATTCTTCTACGCATGGTGATACAAATCTTCCTACCGAAACAGCATTGCGG AAAGGAGCTAATTTCGAATGGACTCCTAGTAGTCTTTATCGATTGCTTGAGTTATATGATGAAGCTGTTAAAATGAACAATTATCGTATAAAAGACCCTACATCTTTTGCCAAACAGTTTATGGTTGAAAAATTTAACGAAGAGTTCGGTTTAGATATAAACTATAagtttttcaaagaaaaactcGATACCTTGAAAAAGAAGTACAAGAAGTATCGAGAGCTTCTAACTTCAACTGGTATCTTGGTTGATCCTATTACTTCTGAGATTGATGCATCTGACTCATGGTGGAAAGATCGTGAA gcaTGTAAGATTGTACATGCATTTAGATGA
- the LOC106422872 gene encoding protein LIGHT-DEPENDENT SHORT HYPOCOTYLS 4-like — MDPIHGFIGTTNISHSTNIMIAAAAVTTSSSSSSSSSGGSATTQLSRYENQKRRDWNTFGQYLRNHRPPLSLSRCSGAHVLEFLRYLDQFGKTKVHTQLCPFFGHPNPPAPCTCPLRQAWGSLDALIGRLRAAFEENGGSPETNPFGARAVRLYLREVRDSQAKARGISYEKKKRKRPPPTPLPPPHSVISSSPN, encoded by the exons ATGGATCCAATCCATGGCTTTATTGGCACAACAAACATCTCACACAGCACAAACATTATGATCGCCGCCGCAGCAGTCACTacctcatcctcctcctcctcgtctTCTTCAGGCGGATCGGCGACGACCCAGCTGAGTAGGTATGAGAATCAGAAGAGAAGAGATTGGAACACATTTGGACAGTATCTACGCAACCACCGTCCCCCACTTTCTCTCTCCCGTTGCAGTGGTGCTCATGTTCTTGAGTTTCTCAGGTATCTCGACCAATTTGGCAAGACCAAG GTTCACACACAACTGTGTCCGTTCTTTGGACACCCAAATCCACCAGCACCATGTACCTGTCCACTACGGCAAGCATGGGGCAGCCTCGACGCACTCATTGGCAGGCTTCGAGCCGCTTTTGAAGAGAACGGTGGTTCACCTGAGACTAACCCTTTCGGTGCACGAGCCGTTCGTCTCTACCTAAGGGAAGTGCGTGACTCGCAGGCTAAAGCGCGTGGGATCAGCTATGAAAAGAAGAAGCGGAAGCGTCCTCCTCCGACGCCCTTACCACCGCCTCACTCGGTGATTTCCAGTAGCCCTAATTAG